From one Paenibacillus terrae HPL-003 genomic stretch:
- a CDS encoding ABC transporter permease, whose product MKLLIYSEFERLWRRKWFWLMVLCTPMLAYSTGVYFLRTMKVPVEVLSLNFVVTGLRENLFLACNIAVAALAAAIYTEEFRSGQLRLLFMRRFTRGQIFWSKLLVLNASILLLLIAFAISSQVIVEVWTLSYDISDAGLSGSQGLQMLEYYGWALASLLAISSFYCFVAMHSKSVTYAIGVCMVYNLGSLLFDSLYLKLASFVSHIPYLYNVITFMIIPFMQHTGLDRSLMGNLSVNGAIVTVVSLYIIFFTWGAYRRFVTDDYLY is encoded by the coding sequence ATGAAGCTATTAATATACAGTGAGTTCGAGCGATTATGGAGACGAAAGTGGTTCTGGCTCATGGTTTTATGTACACCGATGCTAGCCTATTCGACAGGAGTATATTTTTTGCGCACGATGAAGGTCCCTGTAGAGGTATTATCCTTAAACTTTGTCGTTACTGGTCTGCGTGAGAATTTGTTTTTAGCATGCAACATAGCTGTGGCTGCTTTAGCTGCAGCTATATACACAGAGGAATTTCGAAGCGGGCAACTGCGTTTGTTATTTATGCGCCGATTTACCCGCGGTCAGATTTTCTGGAGTAAGTTACTTGTTTTGAATGCTTCTATCTTGCTTCTTCTCATTGCATTTGCAATATCCTCGCAGGTGATTGTTGAAGTATGGACTCTTTCATATGATATAAGTGATGCGGGGCTGTCCGGATCTCAAGGACTACAGATGCTTGAATACTATGGTTGGGCGCTTGCCTCGTTATTAGCAATAAGCTCCTTCTACTGCTTTGTCGCTATGCACAGCAAGAGTGTAACGTATGCCATCGGTGTTTGTATGGTATACAATCTGGGCTCTCTGTTGTTTGATTCATTGTATTTAAAATTGGCCTCTTTCGTTTCTCATATACCCTATTTATACAATGTAATCACGTTTATGATTATTCCGTTTATGCAGCATACAGGATTAGATAGGTCTTTAATGGGGAACTTGTCTGTGAATGGAGCCATTGTCACCGTTGTTAGTCTATATATTATTTTTTTTACTTGGGGTGCATATCGCCGTTTTGTGACCGATGATTATCTGTATTAG
- a CDS encoding ABC transporter ATP-binding protein → MSDSLLEVSQVMKKMGKRNLLDDVSFKLQKGKIYGFIGPNGAGKTTMMRIMTGLMQPTSGSVKIASYDVHTDREKALSKVGAIIESPVFFDYMTGRQVLRNLSRLHSEIAPSDREIHIEELLTKVRLETRGDDKVKTYSLGMKQRLGIAQSMLGAPELLLLDEPSNGLDPMGMRELRDIVLHLRDSANYAFFISSHLLDELQQMCDELIVIKEGRLVWQGPADQLVKEGQRLEDAFMGLMGL, encoded by the coding sequence ATGTCGGACTCCTTACTGGAGGTCAGTCAAGTAATGAAAAAAATGGGGAAAAGAAATTTATTGGATGATGTTTCATTTAAGCTTCAGAAAGGAAAGATATATGGATTTATTGGGCCTAATGGAGCAGGCAAAACAACAATGATGCGTATTATGACTGGATTAATGCAGCCAACCAGCGGCTCTGTAAAGATAGCTTCATATGATGTACACACAGATCGGGAAAAGGCGCTGTCCAAGGTGGGTGCTATTATTGAATCTCCGGTCTTTTTTGATTATATGACAGGCAGGCAGGTTCTGCGTAATTTGTCACGGTTGCACTCTGAAATTGCGCCCTCAGATCGGGAGATACATATCGAAGAGTTGCTTACAAAGGTGAGGCTGGAAACGCGGGGGGATGACAAGGTGAAAACCTATTCCCTGGGAATGAAGCAAAGGCTAGGCATTGCGCAGTCCATGCTGGGTGCTCCTGAACTTCTATTGCTGGATGAACCGTCCAATGGGCTTGATCCCATGGGGATGAGGGAATTGAGAGATATTGTGCTTCATTTGCGTGATTCAGCGAATTATGCCTTTTTTATCTCCAGTCATCTGTTGGATGAATTGCAACAGATGTGTGACGAACTCATTGTAATTAAAGAAGGCAGGCTGGTTTGGCAGGGGCCTGCTGATCAACTGGTAAAGGAAGGCCAACGGCTGGAGGATGCCTTTATGGGATTAATGGGACTATGA